The proteins below come from a single Corynebacterium glyciniphilum AJ 3170 genomic window:
- a CDS encoding ABC transporter ATP-binding protein — MIEVESLTKRYGSATVVDDLNFSVQPGIVTGFLGPNGAGKSTTMRMIVGLDRASAGTATIDGKRYDQYTKPLHKVGTLLDAKWVHPNRTAANHLKWLAAANGIPRKRVDEVLDLVGLSDVAGKKAGNFSLGMGQRLGLAVALLGDPEVLILDEPVNGLDPEGIRWVRDFVRHLATEGRTVLISSHLLSEMAMTADHLVVIGRGRLVANTSTHDFIKNASTATTVVRTDHLEEMKNALTEQSVSFSQSTDDDGRDILVMEDTEPDEVGGIAYTYGLLLRELSERRASLEDAFMRMTGHAVDYHANLGGDLGDMSDLGGLPNQQADAPNDAQPTTEGEK, encoded by the coding sequence ATGATTGAAGTCGAATCCTTGACCAAGCGGTACGGTTCCGCGACCGTTGTGGACGACCTGAACTTTTCGGTTCAGCCGGGAATCGTCACAGGATTCCTCGGGCCGAATGGTGCAGGTAAGTCCACGACCATGCGCATGATCGTCGGACTCGACCGCGCGTCGGCCGGCACCGCCACGATTGACGGTAAACGCTACGACCAGTACACCAAACCACTGCACAAGGTCGGTACTCTGCTCGATGCGAAGTGGGTCCACCCCAACCGCACCGCGGCGAATCACCTGAAGTGGCTGGCCGCAGCAAACGGCATCCCCCGTAAACGGGTCGATGAGGTCCTGGATCTCGTCGGGCTCAGTGATGTCGCTGGTAAGAAGGCCGGCAACTTCTCTCTCGGTATGGGGCAGCGCCTCGGCCTGGCGGTCGCGTTGCTGGGGGACCCGGAGGTCCTGATCCTGGACGAGCCGGTCAACGGCCTGGACCCGGAGGGTATCCGCTGGGTGCGTGACTTCGTCCGTCACCTCGCGACCGAGGGGCGGACGGTGTTGATCAGCTCACACCTGCTCAGCGAAATGGCGATGACCGCCGACCACCTCGTGGTCATCGGCCGTGGACGTCTCGTTGCGAACACGTCGACGCATGACTTCATCAAGAATGCCTCCACCGCGACGACGGTGGTGCGCACGGATCATCTCGAGGAGATGAAGAATGCGCTGACGGAACAGTCCGTGAGCTTCAGCCAGAGCACCGATGATGATGGGCGCGACATCCTCGTCATGGAGGACACCGAACCAGACGAGGTCGGCGGTATCGCCTACACCTACGGACTACTGCTGCGGGAGCTCAGTGAACGGAGGGCCTCGTTGGAGGACGCCTTCATGCGCATGACCGGGCACGCCGTGGACTACCACGCGAATCTTGGTGGGGACCTGGGCGACATGTCCGACCTGGGTGGTCTGCCGAACCAGCAGGCCGATGCTCCGAACGACGCCCAGCCGACCACCGAGGGGGAGAAGTAA
- a CDS encoding MCP four helix bundle domain-containing protein, translating to MPVPTRDPSDGAADPASTGTFTTLDTDPSATTDSPIGPGGRRQDTDRWMDDAPTDGPGSRRLSVFTPALEIPRRFRRFVSTTPGLLTVVSVILVLAILAAGGAMAAQSSKQQGDLNTLVNRTEPVSFAAQELYNSLSVADSVATTGFVEDAAGGADTDSSYREAVDIASRAIIRAANGIDDPSTREMALILEIQEKLPMYTSLITEAGVNNRQGHPVGAAYVTQASTMMQDEILPAAGELYSNTSSEVGEQQLALTKPGWFALSGLVAAVVLLVIAQFWLAAHTNRRINGGYATATVLMTVALLWASGSALTTWTDGTRGLDGTAQPLETLTSLRINVQQTRTTEALSLVEREYSDDTQNDFSDQVTRIDSELETLRSTVGDRGVLDDARENLRAWDNAHAEMLAYVQQGNYSAAIGATIGESDLHPYQKLDENLRSLIDDTREQLRTYLADSRVSAQQVSALVILLGVISALCIVYGTRPRLQEYL from the coding sequence ATGCCCGTGCCGACACGAGATCCAAGTGACGGGGCCGCCGATCCGGCCTCGACCGGCACATTCACGACCCTCGATACGGACCCCTCGGCAACCACCGACTCCCCGATCGGCCCCGGGGGGCGCCGCCAGGATACCGACCGGTGGATGGACGACGCCCCCACCGACGGCCCCGGATCGCGGCGACTGAGTGTCTTCACCCCGGCACTCGAAATCCCCCGCAGGTTCCGACGGTTCGTCTCCACCACACCGGGCCTGCTCACCGTCGTATCGGTGATCCTGGTCCTGGCCATCCTCGCTGCCGGTGGCGCCATGGCCGCACAGTCCTCCAAGCAGCAGGGGGACCTCAACACGCTGGTCAACCGGACCGAGCCGGTGTCCTTTGCCGCGCAGGAACTGTACAACTCACTGTCGGTGGCGGACTCCGTGGCCACCACAGGATTTGTCGAAGACGCAGCCGGCGGTGCCGACACGGACTCGTCCTACCGGGAGGCTGTCGACATCGCGTCCCGCGCGATCATCCGGGCCGCCAACGGCATCGACGATCCGTCCACCCGCGAAATGGCACTCATCCTGGAGATTCAGGAGAAGCTGCCGATGTACACCAGTCTGATCACCGAGGCCGGGGTGAACAACCGGCAGGGGCATCCGGTCGGTGCGGCGTATGTGACGCAGGCCAGCACGATGATGCAGGACGAGATCCTCCCCGCGGCTGGGGAGCTGTACTCCAACACCAGTTCCGAGGTCGGTGAGCAGCAACTCGCCCTGACCAAACCCGGCTGGTTCGCCCTGTCCGGACTGGTGGCCGCGGTCGTACTGCTGGTCATCGCGCAGTTCTGGCTGGCCGCCCACACCAACCGCCGTATCAACGGCGGGTACGCCACCGCCACGGTCCTGATGACCGTGGCGCTGCTGTGGGCCAGTGGGTCAGCACTGACCACCTGGACTGACGGCACCCGCGGTCTCGACGGGACCGCCCAGCCGTTGGAGACGCTGACCTCGCTGCGCATCAACGTGCAGCAGACACGCACCACCGAGGCTCTCAGTCTCGTGGAACGCGAGTACTCCGATGACACCCAGAACGACTTCTCCGACCAGGTGACCCGCATCGACAGTGAGCTTGAGACGCTCCGTTCCACCGTGGGCGACCGCGGAGTGCTGGATGACGCCCGGGAGAACCTGCGTGCCTGGGACAACGCCCACGCCGAGATGCTCGCCTACGTCCAGCAGGGTAACTACTCCGCGGCAATTGGTGCCACGATCGGCGAATCGGACCTGCATCCGTACCAGAAGCTGGATGAGAACCTGCGCTCCCTCATCGACGACACCCGCGAACAACTCCGGACCTACCTCGCGGACTCCCGGGTGTCGGCGCAACAGGTCTCAGCTCTGGTGATTCTGCTCGGTGTCATCTCGGCCCTGTGCATCGTCTACGGAACCCGCCCACGGCTCCAGGAGTACCTGTGA
- a CDS encoding transporter substrate-binding domain-containing protein, which translates to MNTRTRIVTPVAAAVVATVSAMALASCVSNEQSLQQWPDAPNPTLALPNGSKLSDNVDDLTSQTTSDTMAGAREAYGSLRPDTDPRTGQEVSPARRVPAIVERGRLVVGVAQSLNQLGFRDPVTGELAGFEIDLAREIARDIFGDPNRIEYRYVEGNDLEDVLSVGTVDLVIRTFTITRPRQEQVEFSVPYLTTYPRILAMRDSGITGEDDLADKTVCVTHDSTNLQELRDEVPHQDILATQTWSDCLMAIQRRQADAIYSDSAILSGLQAQDPYTEIIGDSTDGTDYGVAAALPEDRDTAGLVRQVNSTMDRIRTDGTWDDIYDTWLEGYLGAASQPPAEYRSAADNRELTALRERSGDSGNTEREEEQ; encoded by the coding sequence GTGAATACCCGCACACGCATCGTCACCCCTGTCGCCGCCGCCGTCGTGGCGACCGTCAGCGCCATGGCCCTGGCGTCCTGTGTCTCCAACGAACAGAGTCTGCAGCAGTGGCCGGACGCGCCGAACCCAACCCTCGCGCTGCCGAACGGGTCGAAACTGTCCGACAACGTCGACGACCTCACATCCCAGACCACGAGCGACACCATGGCCGGGGCACGCGAAGCCTACGGATCCCTGCGTCCCGACACCGACCCACGGACCGGTCAGGAAGTCTCCCCGGCGCGGCGTGTCCCGGCCATCGTCGAACGAGGCCGTCTGGTGGTGGGAGTCGCACAATCCCTCAACCAGCTGGGCTTCCGGGACCCGGTCACCGGCGAGCTCGCCGGATTCGAGATCGACCTGGCACGGGAGATCGCCCGCGACATCTTCGGCGACCCCAACCGCATCGAGTACCGCTACGTCGAAGGCAATGATCTCGAGGACGTCCTCTCCGTGGGCACGGTTGACCTGGTCATCCGCACCTTCACCATCACCAGGCCACGGCAGGAACAGGTCGAGTTCTCGGTCCCCTATCTCACGACCTACCCGCGCATCCTGGCCATGCGGGACTCCGGTATCACCGGGGAGGATGACCTCGCTGACAAGACGGTCTGCGTCACCCACGACTCCACCAACCTTCAGGAGCTCCGCGATGAAGTCCCCCACCAGGATATTCTCGCCACCCAGACCTGGTCGGACTGTCTGATGGCGATCCAGCGCCGGCAGGCTGACGCCATCTACTCGGACTCCGCGATCCTCTCGGGGCTCCAGGCACAGGATCCCTACACCGAGATCATCGGTGACAGCACCGACGGGACCGACTACGGTGTCGCCGCCGCTCTCCCCGAAGACCGTGACACAGCCGGACTCGTCCGCCAGGTCAACTCGACCATGGACCGCATCCGCACCGACGGAACCTGGGACGACATCTACGACACCTGGCTGGAAGGCTACCTCGGGGCCGCCAGCCAACCCCCCGCCGAGTACCGGTCCGCCGCGGACAACCGCGAACTCACCGCCCTCCGCGAACGCTCGGGGGACAGCGGGAACACTGAGAGGGAGGAGGAACAGTGA
- a CDS encoding serine/threonine protein kinase, which translates to MTNPNEHGREIDSADADRQHGTSDTGQATEATFFDPFADDDADSGTDSSASPASSDVDDGDDEDTGGQSTQATPFDPFADDSDGNETHDDTAVTGPATDPGGTQGVGDTERQPTIDSGERSRREALSTFRRRRGTSRAGAEVAGGMVRLPFIPPTNPQDAVISDDAIEKAVAEGTERPVLQPGDMVAAQYEVLGPIAHGGLGWIYLAVDHNVSDRWVVLKGMMATTTAHERAVAESERAFLADITHPGIVKIFNFIDDPRSPGGFIIMEYVGGPSLRHRRRRQPGNTLPIDIAIGYILEVLPALDYLHSRGVVYNDLKPDNIIITEDQVKLIDLGAVSGIGAFGHIFGTRGFQAPEIARTGPTIASDIYTVGRTLASLIVKLPVTDGVYDRGLPTPNDEPLFRKYLSLYRLLLRATDENPERRFSSAGAMANQIIGVLREVLAIRDGRQYPHLDTRFTAQRSTFGTKHLLFRTDQLIDGIERSVETTAPEVVAALPTPLTDPNDPGASLLSAASLTEPSEVLDTLKAALKQPDMSSSTEIPLTIVRAQLDLGMTTEAVLTLRGMDDRLQRDWRHQWLSGVSNLLTSDFVAAQACFNEVLNTLPGEPAPKLALAATDELMLQHQGMNTTRLLDSTVQKAALALTYTQGAQQSPDYSEVPGWTHLSQDPVALRFHTIRLYGLVWATNASTVSAAFGLARQLHAEGLVDAAVAALDRLPQSSRHHRMARLTTVLMLITEQSSLNEARLRRAARRLEILPTNEPRIPQVRLAVLAAALEWLRAEQEKTDGPVRVAKAPLFDVEFTERGLRAGIEQGLRDIARQSPFARHRFRLVDMANRIRPRTWF; encoded by the coding sequence GTGACGAACCCCAACGAGCACGGCCGAGAGATCGACTCAGCGGACGCTGACCGTCAGCACGGTACGAGCGATACCGGTCAGGCGACCGAAGCCACCTTCTTCGACCCCTTCGCCGACGACGATGCCGACAGCGGCACAGACAGTTCTGCGAGCCCTGCCAGCTCTGATGTCGACGACGGCGACGATGAGGACACCGGCGGCCAGTCGACACAGGCCACGCCCTTCGATCCCTTCGCCGACGACAGTGACGGGAACGAGACCCACGACGACACCGCGGTCACTGGTCCGGCAACCGATCCCGGCGGCACGCAGGGGGTAGGCGACACAGAACGGCAGCCCACCATCGACTCCGGTGAACGGAGTCGGCGTGAAGCTCTGTCGACCTTCCGTCGGCGACGCGGCACGTCCCGCGCCGGCGCGGAGGTCGCCGGTGGCATGGTTCGACTTCCCTTCATCCCTCCCACCAATCCGCAGGACGCGGTCATCAGCGACGATGCCATCGAGAAGGCCGTCGCCGAGGGCACGGAGCGGCCCGTCCTGCAACCGGGCGACATGGTCGCCGCCCAGTACGAGGTGCTCGGGCCGATCGCCCACGGTGGGCTGGGATGGATCTACCTCGCCGTCGACCACAACGTGTCAGACCGCTGGGTCGTCCTCAAAGGCATGATGGCCACCACCACCGCCCATGAACGGGCTGTCGCCGAATCAGAACGCGCCTTCCTCGCCGACATCACCCACCCCGGGATCGTGAAGATCTTCAACTTCATCGATGACCCACGCAGCCCCGGTGGTTTCATCATCATGGAGTACGTCGGTGGCCCGTCGCTGCGTCACCGGCGACGCCGCCAACCGGGCAACACCCTGCCCATCGACATCGCTATCGGCTACATACTCGAGGTTCTCCCTGCGCTGGACTACCTGCACTCCCGCGGTGTGGTCTACAACGACCTCAAACCAGACAACATCATCATCACCGAAGACCAGGTCAAGCTCATCGACCTGGGTGCGGTCTCCGGCATCGGTGCTTTCGGCCACATCTTCGGTACCCGTGGTTTCCAGGCTCCGGAGATCGCACGCACCGGGCCGACGATCGCCAGCGACATTTACACCGTCGGCCGCACGCTGGCCAGTCTCATCGTGAAGCTACCCGTCACCGACGGAGTCTACGATCGCGGACTGCCGACCCCCAACGACGAACCGCTGTTCCGCAAGTACCTGTCGCTCTACCGGCTCCTGCTGCGCGCCACCGACGAAAACCCCGAACGCCGTTTCAGCTCGGCGGGAGCGATGGCCAACCAGATCATCGGTGTCCTCCGTGAGGTCCTGGCCATCCGCGACGGTCGGCAGTACCCGCACCTCGACACCCGTTTCACTGCCCAACGATCCACCTTCGGGACCAAACACCTGCTCTTCCGCACAGACCAGCTCATCGACGGCATCGAACGGTCCGTGGAGACCACCGCCCCCGAAGTGGTCGCTGCACTGCCCACCCCACTGACGGACCCGAACGATCCCGGAGCGTCCCTGCTGTCCGCGGCAAGTCTCACCGAACCCAGTGAGGTCCTCGACACTCTGAAGGCAGCGCTGAAACAGCCGGACATGTCGTCGTCCACCGAGATCCCGCTGACCATCGTCCGTGCGCAACTCGACCTTGGCATGACCACCGAAGCCGTCCTGACGCTGCGAGGCATGGATGACCGGTTGCAGCGCGACTGGCGCCACCAGTGGCTGTCCGGCGTGTCCAACCTGCTGACCAGTGACTTTGTCGCAGCTCAGGCGTGTTTCAACGAAGTGCTCAACACCCTGCCCGGTGAGCCGGCCCCGAAGCTGGCCCTGGCGGCGACCGACGAACTGATGCTGCAACACCAGGGGATGAACACGACCCGACTGCTGGACTCCACTGTGCAGAAGGCGGCCCTGGCACTGACCTACACCCAGGGCGCACAGCAGTCCCCCGACTACAGCGAGGTCCCCGGGTGGACGCACCTGTCCCAGGACCCTGTCGCGCTGCGTTTCCACACGATCCGCCTCTACGGGCTGGTCTGGGCGACGAACGCCTCAACGGTGTCCGCAGCCTTCGGGCTGGCCCGCCAACTGCATGCCGAAGGGCTGGTGGATGCCGCTGTCGCCGCACTGGACCGTCTGCCGCAGTCCTCCCGGCACCATCGGATGGCGCGCCTGACGACAGTCCTGATGCTCATCACCGAACAGTCCTCGCTCAACGAGGCGCGTCTCCGGCGCGCGGCGCGTCGCCTGGAGATTCTGCCCACCAACGAGCCCAGGATCCCCCAGGTCAGACTGGCGGTGCTCGCAGCAGCGCTGGAATGGTTGCGCGCGGAGCAGGAGAAGACCGACGGTCCCGTCCGTGTGGCCAAGGCACCGTTGTTCGACGTGGAGTTCACCGAGCGAGGCCTGCGTGCCGGCATCGAACAGGGCCTGCGCGATATCGCCCGCCAGTCCCCCTTCGCCCGCCACCGTTTCCGGCTGGTGGACATGGCCAACCGGATCCGGCCCCGGACCTGGTTCTGA
- a CDS encoding PDDEXK family nuclease — protein sequence MGYQGHALDSDIIRQWSASTRVHRTIRPDTLENHCGRARGVRADAFTDVGGFWIPTAAVRNAGVVKLGAREHPRGIAYDLEALTRARLTHLAHPGWTGAAWSAASVWGLPYFCDDADTCVLSGGDRRIAAHAGETTRHRRAGWMTDLPSVVNVDPEFPRLQVTSPVLTIIHCLRSLRSGEHSWSVLPGTGMDDVTVRSVQFIDAACQLFSIDPVLLVDACAGLYPRRDLRRMVSFADRGGESPMETFLRLQIYGLFGSEVADRFIPQLVVCSDGTTSDPVHTGERVTGRVAARVDLGCAEWKLALQYDGADHLARNRRDTDSRIGAELANLGWHVLRLTYGHLKEPELLRRTLADGIMLARRRLR from the coding sequence ATGGGGTATCAGGGGCACGCGCTCGACAGCGACATTATCCGTCAGTGGTCTGCTTCCACGCGGGTACACCGCACAATCCGTCCGGATACCTTGGAGAATCACTGTGGCCGCGCCCGCGGGGTTCGTGCCGATGCCTTCACTGACGTCGGTGGCTTCTGGATTCCGACGGCGGCGGTTCGAAACGCTGGCGTCGTGAAACTCGGTGCCCGTGAGCATCCGAGGGGAATAGCCTATGACCTGGAGGCACTGACCAGGGCCCGGCTGACCCACCTTGCCCACCCCGGATGGACCGGCGCCGCGTGGAGCGCAGCCTCAGTCTGGGGGCTGCCGTACTTCTGCGATGACGCGGACACGTGTGTTCTCTCCGGAGGCGACCGTAGAATCGCGGCGCATGCCGGAGAGACCACCCGGCATCGTCGCGCGGGCTGGATGACGGACCTGCCGTCGGTCGTCAATGTTGACCCGGAGTTTCCCCGGCTGCAGGTGACGTCACCCGTGCTGACGATCATCCACTGCCTCCGGTCCCTCCGCTCCGGCGAGCATTCCTGGTCTGTTCTGCCAGGCACTGGGATGGACGATGTGACGGTGCGGTCTGTGCAGTTCATTGACGCGGCCTGCCAGCTGTTCAGTATCGATCCGGTGCTGCTAGTGGACGCGTGTGCCGGCCTGTACCCACGGCGTGACCTGCGGAGGATGGTGTCCTTCGCCGATCGTGGTGGAGAGTCACCGATGGAGACATTCCTGCGTCTTCAGATATACGGGCTGTTCGGCAGTGAAGTGGCTGACCGGTTCATCCCTCAATTGGTCGTGTGCTCTGACGGGACGACCTCGGATCCCGTGCATACGGGGGAGAGGGTTACGGGACGGGTCGCCGCGAGGGTCGACCTGGGATGTGCAGAGTGGAAGCTGGCTCTGCAGTATGACGGCGCCGACCATCTTGCGCGGAACAGGCGGGACACCGATTCGCGGATCGGTGCTGAACTGGCGAATCTGGGATGGCATGTACTGCGGCTGACCTACGGTCACCTGAAGGAGCCGGAGTTGTTGCGTCGCACGCTCGCTGACGGGATCATGCTGGCCCGGCGTCGGCTACGGTGA
- a CDS encoding acetate kinase yields MTNYVLVLNSGSSSIKFQVLDLNADPQDPPFLSGLVEQIGENRGHIKLVTEDQTIEDRRSILSHSVGLERAFGMMSLLGAGPQDLDISAVGHRVVHGGSKFSEPVVITDEIVDDIRSLIPLAPLHNPANIDGIENARTLLPDVKHVAVFDTAFFHSLPEAASRYGLNREVADQYHIRRYGFHGTSHQYVSGLVPGILGKDADDINQITLHLGNGASMAAIRGGSPVDTTMGLTPLEGLVMGTRTGDIDAGIIFHLYREGKMTIDEIDTLFNKRSGLKGLAGANDFRLLQELINEGDQNAQDAYDIYVHRVRRYVGAFMLQLGRLDAVVFTAGVGENHVGIRRDTMAELENFGISIDESRNNNDEGVEGPRVISSDDSTVKVLVVPTNEELAIARAAKELSEM; encoded by the coding sequence ATGACCAACTATGTCCTCGTCCTCAACTCCGGCTCCTCGTCCATCAAGTTCCAGGTCCTCGACCTGAACGCTGACCCGCAGGATCCTCCGTTCCTGTCCGGCCTCGTCGAACAGATCGGTGAGAACCGTGGGCACATCAAGCTGGTCACCGAAGACCAGACCATCGAGGACCGTCGCTCGATCCTGAGCCACTCCGTCGGCCTGGAGCGTGCTTTCGGCATGATGTCGCTGCTCGGAGCCGGACCCCAGGACCTCGACATCTCCGCGGTCGGGCACCGTGTCGTCCACGGTGGCTCGAAGTTCTCTGAACCGGTGGTGATCACCGACGAGATCGTCGACGACATCCGTTCACTGATCCCGTTGGCGCCCCTGCACAACCCCGCCAACATCGACGGTATCGAGAACGCCCGGACGCTGCTGCCCGACGTCAAGCACGTCGCTGTGTTCGACACGGCTTTCTTCCACAGCCTCCCGGAGGCGGCGTCCCGCTACGGCCTCAACCGTGAGGTCGCCGACCAGTACCACATCCGGCGTTACGGCTTCCACGGCACCAGCCACCAGTACGTCTCCGGCCTCGTCCCGGGGATTCTGGGGAAGGACGCCGATGACATCAACCAGATCACCCTGCACCTGGGCAACGGTGCCTCCATGGCAGCGATCCGTGGTGGCAGCCCCGTCGACACGACAATGGGACTGACCCCCCTGGAGGGGCTGGTCATGGGCACGCGTACCGGCGACATTGACGCCGGCATCATCTTCCACCTCTACCGTGAGGGAAAGATGACCATCGACGAGATCGACACCCTGTTCAACAAGCGCTCCGGCCTCAAGGGGCTGGCGGGTGCGAACGACTTCCGCCTCCTCCAGGAACTGATCAACGAGGGCGATCAGAATGCCCAGGACGCCTATGACATCTACGTTCACCGCGTGCGGCGCTACGTCGGTGCGTTCATGCTGCAGCTGGGCCGCCTCGACGCGGTGGTGTTCACTGCCGGTGTCGGCGAGAACCATGTGGGCATCCGTCGCGACACCATGGCAGAGCTGGAGAACTTCGGTATCAGCATCGACGAGTCACGCAACAACAACGACGAGGGCGTCGAAGGGCCGCGGGTGATCTCCTCCGACGATTCCACCGTGAAGGTCCTCGTGGTGCCGACGAACGAGGAGCTCGCGATCGCCCGCGCCGCGAAGGAACTGTCCGAGATGTAG
- the pta gene encoding phosphate acetyltransferase, giving the protein MTVRAVLSPIATAAGRRDELITSLSGQVTDIFETLRPAAPDFGAALETALSSDVDVLVATGEPMFDSRLAAAAGVAHFLIAAGEQDHLQLQQVSGQLVRSGREPRGISLLDRPQASSSALESEGTAVPFVALDSVASAEPGTPVIGPESFERNLIIQARAAKAHIVLPEGGDDRILEAAHQLLARRVCDLTILGDPKAIAARAHELGYDLSSATLTDPTSGGDLERFAEEFATLRKSKGVSIDDARETMKDISYYATMMIHLGMADGMVSGAAHTTAHTIKPSFQIIKTSPEASIVSSIFLMVMDGVLWAFGDCAVNPDPTPEQLAEIAVVSAKTAGQFGIDAKVAMLSYSTGSSGAGEGVEAVAEAVTIAREKAPDLGIDGPLQFDAAVVDSVGQKKMPGSEVAGKATVFVFPDLNAGNITYKAVQRTADALAVGPILQGLNKPVNDLSRGATVPDIVNTVAITAIQAGN; this is encoded by the coding sequence GTGACCGTTCGAGCAGTGCTCAGCCCGATAGCCACCGCCGCAGGACGCCGAGACGAACTGATCACCAGCCTGTCAGGCCAGGTGACCGACATCTTCGAGACTCTCCGTCCCGCGGCGCCGGACTTCGGTGCCGCCCTCGAGACCGCACTGTCCAGCGACGTGGACGTCCTCGTCGCGACCGGTGAGCCCATGTTCGACTCCCGGTTGGCGGCCGCTGCCGGAGTCGCCCACTTCCTCATCGCGGCAGGGGAGCAGGACCACCTTCAGCTCCAGCAGGTCTCGGGCCAGCTGGTGCGCTCGGGACGCGAACCGCGCGGCATCTCCCTGCTCGACCGCCCCCAGGCCTCGTCCTCCGCGCTGGAATCCGAGGGGACGGCGGTACCGTTCGTCGCCCTGGACTCCGTCGCTTCCGCGGAACCCGGCACACCCGTCATCGGCCCGGAATCCTTCGAACGCAATCTGATCATCCAGGCCAGGGCCGCCAAGGCGCACATCGTCCTGCCCGAGGGAGGTGACGACCGCATTCTTGAAGCAGCGCACCAGCTGCTCGCCCGCCGCGTGTGCGACCTGACGATCCTCGGCGATCCGAAGGCCATCGCCGCCCGGGCACATGAACTCGGCTACGACCTGAGTTCCGCTACCCTCACCGACCCGACCAGCGGGGGCGACCTGGAACGGTTCGCCGAGGAGTTCGCCACGCTGCGTAAGTCCAAGGGCGTGAGCATCGACGATGCGCGCGAGACCATGAAGGACATCTCCTACTACGCCACGATGATGATCCACCTCGGCATGGCCGACGGCATGGTCTCCGGCGCGGCCCACACCACCGCGCACACCATCAAGCCCAGCTTCCAGATCATCAAGACCTCGCCGGAGGCGTCCATCGTCTCCTCGATCTTCCTCATGGTTATGGACGGGGTCCTCTGGGCATTCGGAGACTGTGCGGTGAACCCCGACCCGACTCCGGAACAGCTCGCCGAGATCGCGGTGGTCTCGGCGAAGACCGCTGGTCAGTTCGGTATCGACGCCAAGGTCGCGATGCTGTCCTACTCGACCGGCAGCTCCGGCGCGGGCGAGGGCGTCGAAGCCGTGGCAGAGGCCGTCACCATCGCCCGGGAAAAGGCCCCCGACCTGGGTATCGACGGCCCGCTGCAGTTCGACGCGGCCGTCGTGGATTCTGTCGGTCAGAAGAAGATGCCGGGCTCTGAGGTGGCCGGCAAGGCCACCGTCTTCGTCTTCCCCGACCTCAACGCCGGCAACATCACCTACAAGGCAGTGCAGCGCACCGCCGACGCCCTCGCCGTCGGGCCCATCCTGCAGGGTCTGAACAAACCGGTCAACGACCTGTCCCGCGGGGCGACCGTCCCCGACATCGTCAACACCGTCGCCATCACCGCCATCCAGGCCGGAAACTAA
- a CDS encoding sulfite exporter TauE/SafE family protein has protein sequence MKLLLFAVAGLMAQLVDGALGMAFGVTATTMLILSGTAPAQASAAVHFAEVGTTLFSGIAHWRLNNVHWPTVIFLGIPGAVGAFIGATVLAGLSAESAEPVVSTLLLLLGAYVLIRSILVPWKKTAAADGAPASATRRSRLGLVTLGLGGGFLDASGGGGWGPVTTSTLMSVGRSEPRKIIGTVNTAEFLVAVAASVGFIIGLDRVHESWQPVLGLLIGGLIGAPIAAWIVTVIKPDILGGIVGAVLVGLNGTRVSVSLGWFGGLLTSVVVAVCLVAVIRGLRGRRAAAHRAGDDDPQDDTSDSSDTVVIAVDAPR, from the coding sequence ATGAAGCTGCTCTTGTTCGCCGTCGCCGGCCTGATGGCTCAGCTGGTCGACGGGGCCCTCGGTATGGCATTCGGCGTGACCGCCACGACGATGCTGATTCTCTCGGGGACCGCTCCCGCACAGGCGAGCGCCGCGGTGCACTTCGCCGAAGTGGGGACGACACTGTTCTCCGGGATCGCCCACTGGCGCCTCAACAACGTCCACTGGCCCACCGTCATCTTCCTCGGCATCCCCGGTGCAGTCGGTGCGTTCATCGGCGCAACCGTGCTCGCGGGGCTGTCCGCGGAATCTGCTGAACCCGTTGTCTCGACGCTGCTGCTCCTGCTGGGGGCATACGTCCTGATCCGCAGCATTCTCGTGCCGTGGAAGAAGACGGCCGCGGCGGACGGTGCGCCGGCGTCGGCCACCCGCCGATCCCGCCTCGGTCTGGTCACTCTGGGGCTCGGCGGAGGATTCCTCGACGCCTCCGGTGGTGGTGGGTGGGGTCCGGTCACCACCTCGACACTGATGAGTGTGGGGCGTAGTGAACCCCGCAAGATCATCGGCACGGTCAACACCGCCGAATTCCTCGTGGCCGTGGCAGCCTCCGTCGGATTCATCATCGGGCTCGACCGCGTACACGAATCCTGGCAGCCGGTCCTCGGCCTGCTCATCGGCGGACTCATCGGCGCGCCGATCGCCGCCTGGATCGTGACGGTCATCAAGCCGGATATCCTCGGCGGCATCGTCGGAGCGGTGCTGGTGGGGCTCAACGGCACCCGGGTGAGTGTCTCACTCGGATGGTTCGGCGGCCTGCTGACCTCGGTGGTCGTGGCGGTGTGTCTGGTCGCCGTGATCCGTGGTCTCCGTGGGCGCCGGGCTGCGGCACACCGGGCGGGGGACGACGACCCGCAGGACGACACGTCCGACTCGTCCGACACGGTAGTTATCGCCGTAGATGCACCCCGGTGA